A window from Opitutia bacterium ISCC 52 encodes these proteins:
- a CDS encoding efflux RND transporter periplasmic adaptor subunit, whose protein sequence is MKTSSLKLSSIYTIPAGLAVGLVLGYFLFSTPKSTSSDEQAEPSAGEIWSCAMHPQVQLPEAGPCPICGMDLIPLSDMPPSTANGALQLSDQARTLAAIQTTEVKKGIAQKEIRLFGKVTYDETRLKSISARFPARIEKLFVNATGISVKEGDHLASVYSKDLLAAQTDLITALKFSSRQDATQGPREQLRQWGFSEEHINAIEQKLEAQEFLDIDAPIGGTVVGKSIQEGDHVNLGDNFFTIADLTHVWITFDAYESDLPWIHYGQEITINAEANPGEKIIGKVSLIYPEIDSMSRTAKIRVSIPNPDQLLKPGQFVRGILRAQLNESGGVVVPNLAGKWVSPMHPEIVKDGPGNCDVCGMDLVPADEMGLGPKAGRGEPLLVPSSAILQTGKRAVVYVETLDAKGPSYEGREVELGVRAGDQFVILSGLKEGERVVSQGAFKIDSALQIQAKPSMMSGNMGQETGDEGQGIALQTGMARELMPGYLALHKALADDNLEDSKAALNTMMEITGHSGSLPELIHSMLAAEDLDGIRRPKFDELSAAMIQAVKSDTHAFEGDLYLMHCPMVYGQTGADWIQDTDQLLNPYFGSQMLTCGEVKGNLTDHAGHGHGAREENR, encoded by the coding sequence ATGAAAACATCATCTTTAAAACTATCTTCTATTTATACCATTCCAGCCGGACTCGCTGTCGGTCTCGTACTGGGCTACTTTCTATTTTCCACGCCGAAGAGCACAAGCTCCGACGAGCAGGCAGAGCCCTCAGCAGGAGAAATCTGGAGCTGTGCGATGCACCCCCAGGTTCAGCTGCCCGAAGCGGGCCCCTGCCCAATTTGTGGGATGGATCTGATCCCCCTGAGCGACATGCCCCCTTCGACCGCGAATGGTGCCCTGCAATTATCTGATCAAGCCCGAACATTGGCAGCCATCCAAACCACGGAGGTAAAAAAAGGCATCGCTCAAAAGGAGATACGCCTATTCGGGAAGGTGACCTATGACGAAACGCGACTAAAATCAATCAGTGCTCGCTTTCCTGCGCGGATTGAAAAGCTCTTTGTAAATGCGACCGGTATCTCGGTGAAAGAAGGAGATCACCTCGCCTCGGTTTACAGCAAAGATTTGCTCGCTGCTCAGACCGACCTGATCACCGCGTTGAAGTTCAGCAGTCGACAGGATGCTACTCAAGGCCCTCGCGAACAGCTTCGGCAATGGGGATTCTCAGAGGAGCATATCAATGCAATCGAGCAGAAGCTGGAAGCACAGGAGTTCCTGGATATTGATGCCCCGATCGGTGGAACTGTCGTAGGAAAGTCGATACAGGAAGGTGACCATGTAAACCTGGGAGATAACTTTTTCACCATAGCTGATCTAACCCACGTCTGGATCACCTTCGACGCCTATGAGTCGGACCTGCCTTGGATCCACTATGGACAGGAAATCACCATCAACGCCGAAGCCAATCCAGGGGAAAAAATCATAGGGAAGGTTTCTCTCATTTATCCTGAAATCGATTCCATGTCCCGCACGGCGAAGATTCGCGTCTCCATTCCGAATCCCGATCAATTACTCAAACCCGGCCAATTTGTGCGTGGAATCTTGCGAGCTCAGCTCAATGAATCCGGAGGAGTCGTGGTCCCGAATCTGGCAGGCAAATGGGTCAGCCCGATGCATCCGGAGATCGTAAAGGACGGCCCTGGCAATTGTGATGTGTGTGGCATGGATTTAGTCCCTGCCGATGAAATGGGACTGGGTCCTAAAGCAGGTCGAGGAGAGCCGCTGCTGGTTCCGAGCTCCGCCATTCTGCAAACCGGAAAGAGGGCGGTTGTATACGTAGAGACCCTGGATGCAAAGGGTCCTAGTTACGAAGGTCGCGAGGTCGAGCTTGGTGTTCGAGCCGGAGACCAATTCGTAATACTAAGTGGACTCAAGGAAGGTGAGCGCGTGGTAAGCCAGGGAGCCTTTAAAATAGACAGTGCCCTTCAAATTCAAGCCAAGCCAAGCATGATGAGTGGAAATATGGGGCAAGAGACGGGTGACGAGGGGCAAGGGATTGCTTTGCAAACTGGAATGGCGCGAGAGCTCATGCCGGGTTACTTGGCACTTCATAAAGCGCTGGCAGATGACAATCTTGAGGATTCCAAGGCGGCCCTGAACACGATGATGGAGATTACGGGGCATTCAGGAAGCCTGCCCGAATTAATACACTCCATGCTGGCAGCTGAAGACTTGGACGGGATTAGACGTCCTAAATTTGACGAGTTGTCGGCTGCAATGATTCAAGCCGTCAAATCCGATACTCATGCATTTGAAGGAGACTTATACTTGATGCACTGCCCTATGGTCTATGGCCAAACCGGAGCTGATTGGATCCAAGACACTGACCAACTCCTCAATCCGTATTTTGGATCCCAAATGCTTACGTGCGGTGAGGTAAAGGGAAACCTGACTGATCATGCGGGGCATGGACACGGGGCGAGGGAGGAAAACCGATGA
- a CDS encoding efflux RND transporter permease subunit: MKPPAIDSTPSSPDPRPTSLINWLIRACLENKLIIVLLTVGLIFWGLMVAPFNWDVAGLERDPVPVDAIPDIGENQQIVFTDWKGRSPQDIEDQITYPLTTALLGLPKVKTVRSFSMFGFSSIYIIFEEEAEFYWTRSRILEKLNSLPSGTLPEGVAPRLGPDATALGQVFWYTLEGRDEDGNPTSGWDLHERRSVQDWYVRFALQGVEGIAEVSSVGGYVKEYQIDVDPDALRTYQLTLQQVFNAVRASNIDVGARTVEINSVEYVIRGLGFIENLEDLRQTVVAHHNHVPITLDQVAEIEFGPAVRRGVLDKEGAETVGGVVVARYGENPMAAIQAVKKKIEEISPGLPSKTLEDGTQSQLTIVPFYDRSGLIIETLGTLENAVTQQILVTIIVVLLMVLHLRSAALISSILPLAVLFSFIGMSVFGVDANVVALSGIAIAIGTIVDMGVVLTENILKHKEAAKRKSAPYEQAEPSSQQLVFNACSEVGGAIVTAVLTTVISFLPVFTMQAAEGKLFKPLAYTKTFALLGSILVALTILPPIAQWLIAGKNNGEKMKRLLWILVALLTLIEISVLGWLPWMARILILCIAGFHLLKGKLPTQIEGRVTLGFNILVALLIANLLAGDWSPLGPERSIGNLLFVILAIGLLLGAFLLFIRIYPQLLGFILKVKTIFLSASGLLVVAGFLIAIDLKEEFMPSLDEGSFLWMPTTMPHASVGEVLDVIQKQDKAIRGIHEVDTVVGKLGRVDSPLDPAPVSMIETIINYVPEYEIDEDGNILTYKFDKGSHEFVRDPVGDLIPDRNGKPFRNWRDHIRSADDIWKEIVSVAQVPGTTSAPKLQPIAARLVMLQSGMRSPMGIKVFGPDLESLETAALQIESALKKIPSVNSATVFADRVVGKPYMEIDINRESISRYGMSIQSVQDVIEVAVGGRHVTQTVEGRERYPVRVRYMRELRDNFEEIGNILVASPDGLQIPLKQLADINYVRGPQVIKSEDTFLMGYVIFDKAQGYSEVEVAEDVESILKEKEAAGTLVLPESVTFKTAGNYENQQRAAKRLMLVIPMALVLIFIILYLQFRRVLTSLLIFTGIAFAWSGGFILIWLYGQPWFLDITVLGANLRDLFQVHPINLSVAVWVGFLALFGIATDDGVLICTYLRQTFRDRKPTSVATIREAVIYAGTRRVRPALMTSATTILALLPVLTSTGRGSDIMVPMAIPTFGGMLLALITIFVVPVLYSMIEELKLKLRLTK, encoded by the coding sequence ATGAAACCTCCGGCTATCGATTCCACCCCCTCGTCCCCCGACCCGCGTCCCACGTCCCTCATCAACTGGCTGATTCGAGCTTGTCTCGAAAATAAGTTGATAATCGTCCTTTTGACCGTCGGCCTCATCTTTTGGGGCCTGATGGTAGCACCTTTTAATTGGGATGTAGCCGGGCTGGAAAGAGATCCTGTACCCGTAGATGCGATACCGGATATCGGAGAGAATCAGCAAATCGTGTTCACCGATTGGAAAGGAAGATCGCCTCAGGACATTGAGGACCAGATCACCTACCCACTCACCACTGCCCTACTCGGTTTGCCCAAGGTTAAGACAGTCAGAAGTTTTAGCATGTTTGGGTTTTCTTCTATCTACATTATCTTTGAGGAAGAGGCGGAGTTCTATTGGACACGGAGTCGCATACTAGAAAAGCTGAACAGTCTTCCTTCAGGAACGCTGCCAGAAGGAGTCGCGCCAAGGCTGGGACCCGATGCAACGGCACTGGGGCAAGTCTTCTGGTATACGCTGGAAGGAAGGGATGAAGATGGAAACCCTACCAGTGGGTGGGACCTCCATGAACGAAGAAGTGTTCAAGATTGGTATGTGCGATTCGCGCTCCAGGGAGTTGAGGGGATTGCTGAAGTCTCTTCGGTCGGCGGTTATGTAAAGGAATACCAGATCGACGTGGATCCAGATGCCCTAAGGACCTACCAGCTTACTCTTCAGCAAGTGTTCAACGCGGTGCGCGCGAGCAACATCGATGTCGGGGCACGGACTGTTGAAATCAATAGCGTGGAATATGTCATCCGAGGTTTGGGCTTTATCGAAAACCTGGAAGACCTAAGACAAACGGTGGTAGCCCATCACAACCATGTACCCATCACACTGGACCAAGTCGCTGAGATTGAATTTGGTCCGGCCGTTCGCCGTGGCGTTTTAGACAAGGAAGGAGCTGAAACGGTCGGAGGGGTCGTCGTCGCCCGTTATGGCGAAAACCCCATGGCTGCAATTCAAGCGGTAAAGAAGAAGATTGAAGAGATATCTCCGGGTCTTCCTTCAAAGACCTTGGAAGACGGTACCCAAAGCCAACTCACCATCGTTCCCTTCTACGATCGCTCGGGCTTGATCATAGAAACCTTAGGCACTTTGGAGAATGCAGTCACCCAACAAATCCTGGTCACGATCATTGTGGTCCTGCTCATGGTGCTGCATCTGAGAAGCGCAGCCCTCATCTCGAGCATATTGCCGCTGGCAGTTCTATTCTCATTTATCGGCATGAGTGTGTTCGGTGTGGATGCCAACGTGGTAGCACTATCTGGTATTGCCATCGCGATCGGCACCATCGTCGACATGGGAGTGGTCCTGACTGAGAATATTCTCAAACACAAGGAAGCCGCGAAGAGAAAATCAGCTCCCTATGAACAGGCTGAACCTTCGAGCCAACAGCTCGTATTCAACGCTTGCTCCGAGGTAGGAGGTGCAATTGTAACTGCTGTTCTCACCACCGTCATCAGTTTCCTTCCGGTTTTTACCATGCAAGCCGCCGAAGGTAAATTGTTCAAGCCACTCGCCTATACCAAGACCTTTGCCTTGTTGGGCTCCATCCTGGTTGCCCTCACGATCTTACCTCCGATCGCCCAATGGCTCATTGCGGGAAAGAACAACGGAGAGAAGATGAAACGTCTCCTATGGATCCTGGTGGCCTTACTGACTTTGATTGAAATCAGTGTACTCGGATGGCTGCCTTGGATGGCGAGGATCCTCATTCTCTGTATTGCTGGATTTCACCTTCTTAAAGGAAAGCTCCCCACTCAAATAGAAGGCCGCGTGACGCTAGGCTTTAACATCCTGGTTGCCTTGCTGATTGCCAATCTCCTGGCTGGCGATTGGAGTCCACTAGGTCCTGAAAGATCGATCGGAAATCTATTATTTGTTATTCTAGCTATCGGGCTCCTGCTTGGCGCGTTCTTACTGTTCATAAGAATCTATCCTCAGCTGCTCGGATTTATCCTGAAGGTTAAAACCATCTTTTTGAGCGCAAGTGGACTCCTGGTAGTTGCAGGCTTCCTGATTGCAATCGATCTCAAGGAAGAGTTTATGCCTTCTCTCGATGAAGGTTCCTTTCTATGGATGCCCACCACCATGCCGCATGCATCGGTGGGCGAAGTGTTGGATGTTATCCAAAAGCAGGATAAAGCCATCCGCGGAATACATGAGGTAGATACGGTAGTGGGAAAACTTGGACGCGTTGATAGTCCCCTGGACCCCGCACCTGTTTCGATGATCGAAACGATTATCAATTATGTGCCCGAGTATGAAATCGACGAAGATGGTAATATCCTGACCTACAAATTTGATAAAGGGAGTCATGAATTCGTAAGAGATCCTGTCGGTGACCTGATCCCAGATCGAAACGGTAAACCATTTCGTAATTGGCGAGATCATATCCGATCCGCCGATGACATCTGGAAGGAAATTGTAAGTGTCGCTCAAGTGCCGGGAACTACATCTGCCCCCAAGCTCCAACCCATTGCCGCACGCCTTGTCATGCTGCAAAGCGGAATGCGGTCACCCATGGGAATCAAGGTGTTCGGCCCGGATCTGGAAAGCCTGGAAACAGCCGCGCTCCAAATTGAATCCGCGCTAAAGAAAATTCCGTCTGTCAACTCAGCAACGGTATTCGCCGACCGCGTGGTAGGTAAGCCATACATGGAAATAGATATCAACCGTGAGTCGATCTCTCGATACGGCATGAGTATTCAATCAGTCCAAGACGTGATCGAAGTTGCGGTGGGTGGAAGGCATGTCACCCAGACCGTCGAAGGCCGGGAACGTTATCCAGTCCGGGTGCGCTACATGCGTGAGTTGCGTGATAACTTTGAAGAGATCGGGAACATCCTCGTGGCGAGTCCTGATGGCTTGCAGATCCCTCTAAAACAACTGGCTGACATCAACTATGTTCGAGGGCCACAGGTCATTAAGAGCGAGGACACCTTTCTCATGGGTTATGTCATTTTTGACAAGGCTCAGGGATATTCCGAAGTGGAAGTCGCCGAAGACGTAGAGAGCATCCTGAAAGAAAAGGAAGCTGCCGGGACACTCGTGCTGCCGGAAAGCGTCACATTCAAAACGGCGGGAAATTATGAGAATCAACAGCGAGCGGCAAAGCGCCTCATGCTGGTGATACCCATGGCTCTGGTACTCATTTTTATAATTCTCTATCTGCAGTTCCGAAGGGTGCTAACTTCGCTTCTTATTTTCACGGGGATCGCCTTCGCATGGTCGGGAGGATTCATCCTCATTTGGCTGTATGGACAACCCTGGTTTCTGGATATCACGGTCTTGGGCGCCAACCTGCGGGATTTGTTTCAAGTTCATCCCATCAACTTGAGCGTGGCGGTCTGGGTAGGCTTCCTCGCACTTTTCGGCATCGCCACGGATGATGGTGTATTGATTTGCACCTATCTCCGGCAGACCTTTCGCGATAGAAAGCCTACATCGGTAGCCACCATTCGGGAAGCGGTCATTTACGCGGGAACAAGACGGGTTCGCCCGGCTCTTATGACCAGTGCTACGACCATTCTGGCATTACTACCCGTGCTCACGTCAACGGGCCGAGGATCCGACATCATGGTCCCTATGGCGATTCCAACCTTTGGAGGGATGCTGCTAGCCCTAATAACCATTTTTGTCGTGCCAGTCCTTTATTCAATGATAGAAGAATTAAAACTTAAGCTAAGACTCACAAAATGA
- a CDS encoding DUF1080 domain-containing protein → MRYLYSILALSCLWFVGCSPSEEASQPSVDLFNGTNLDGWQNFGGGKFYVENDAIVGEAAPDLPNSFLATEKMYDNFELEVEFKVDPLLNSGIQIRSSTYAEETTTIRWGGRFKEDGSRDTRERVWEKGRFWGYQVEIDPTDRGWTGTLYEEGARGFLHTPDENKAPAGTFKAGDWNHFRIIAQDDHFQIWLNGVQTADVHDGDTPTGYIALQLHGIGNNKEKIGQKVYWRNIKLTQ, encoded by the coding sequence ATGAGATATCTCTACTCCATTCTCGCTCTATCCTGCCTCTGGTTTGTCGGCTGCTCGCCCTCTGAAGAGGCCAGTCAACCATCAGTCGATCTATTCAACGGCACCAACCTGGATGGATGGCAAAATTTTGGCGGAGGTAAATTTTACGTGGAAAACGATGCCATTGTTGGCGAAGCGGCGCCTGACCTGCCCAATAGCTTTTTAGCTACCGAAAAGATGTATGACAATTTTGAACTGGAGGTAGAATTCAAAGTCGACCCACTGCTCAACTCAGGCATTCAAATTCGGAGTAGCACCTATGCGGAAGAGACCACTACGATTCGTTGGGGAGGTCGCTTTAAGGAAGACGGAAGTCGAGACACTAGAGAACGAGTCTGGGAGAAAGGCCGCTTCTGGGGATACCAGGTAGAGATTGATCCAACTGACCGTGGCTGGACCGGGACTCTTTATGAAGAGGGCGCTCGAGGCTTCCTTCACACACCCGATGAGAACAAAGCTCCAGCAGGCACATTCAAGGCTGGCGATTGGAACCACTTCCGAATCATCGCCCAAGACGATCACTTTCAGATCTGGCTCAATGGTGTGCAAACCGCGGATGTGCACGATGGGGACACCCCCACGGGATACATTGCTCTCCAATTACACGGCATTGGGAACAACAAAGAAAAGATCGGACAGAAAGTTTACTGGCGAAACATCAAGCTCACCCAATAA
- a CDS encoding SMP-30/gluconolactonase/LRE family protein — translation MKNYPSLSRRSFLKSSSLASAAAFLPACGKQAQVSGISERYKDLNSSDYLGTLKTETRIDDSAIFTEGPAVDREGNVYFTNIRVSKILKWDPKKKALSIFRENSNAANGLRFDPQGNLLACEGASGRVTRTNLRTGEISVLADSFAGKQLQSPNDLDYDSHGRIYFTSRGNNPDLEKENLKAVYRLDPNGRGTQLLAEPDVHMPNGIIVSPDEKTLHLIEAHGEASKKRCIVSYKLAADGSLSKRSQIIDFYPGRSGDGMCVDEAGNLYVAAGLHNERGSSETLDTRPGIHVISPEGELLAFVETPEDTITNCTFGGEDLKTLYITSGSHLLSLRTTIAGKASYRPQS, via the coding sequence ATGAAAAACTACCCCAGCCTAAGTCGTCGCAGTTTTCTCAAATCATCGAGCCTTGCGAGTGCGGCAGCGTTCTTACCCGCTTGCGGGAAACAAGCTCAGGTAAGTGGAATATCGGAACGCTACAAAGACCTAAACTCGTCCGACTATTTGGGCACATTGAAAACCGAAACACGGATCGATGACAGCGCCATCTTCACGGAAGGACCCGCAGTTGATAGGGAGGGGAATGTCTACTTTACCAATATTCGAGTCTCCAAGATTTTGAAATGGGATCCCAAAAAGAAAGCCCTTTCGATTTTTCGCGAAAACTCAAACGCAGCAAACGGCCTCCGATTCGACCCTCAGGGAAATCTTCTTGCATGCGAGGGAGCATCCGGGCGTGTCACACGGACCAACTTGAGAACAGGTGAGATCAGTGTCTTGGCAGATAGCTTTGCAGGAAAACAACTCCAGTCTCCCAACGACCTGGACTACGATTCACATGGACGCATCTATTTTACCTCCCGGGGAAACAATCCTGATTTGGAGAAGGAGAACCTCAAGGCCGTCTACCGCCTCGACCCCAACGGAAGGGGTACCCAACTCCTCGCCGAACCCGATGTGCACATGCCCAACGGAATCATTGTTTCTCCAGACGAGAAGACTCTGCACTTGATTGAAGCCCACGGTGAAGCATCCAAAAAAAGGTGCATAGTCTCATACAAACTCGCAGCAGATGGCAGCCTATCCAAACGAAGCCAGATCATTGATTTTTACCCGGGGCGAAGTGGTGACGGAATGTGCGTGGATGAAGCCGGGAACCTTTACGTCGCTGCAGGACTTCATAATGAACGTGGAAGCTCCGAAACACTGGATACACGGCCGGGTATTCATGTCATCTCACCAGAAGGCGAACTACTTGCCTTTGTAGAAACACCCGAGGACACGATTACCAATTGCACCTTCGGCGGCGAAGACCTGAAAACCTTGTATATTACTTCCGGATCTCATCTACTCAGCCTTCGCACAACCATTGCTGGCAAGGCAAGTTACCGGCCACAAAGCTGA
- a CDS encoding 4a-hydroxytetrahydrobiopterin dehydratase yields MGTPPRDTLLSNYTALGTTKKRSDRKFTGETSSSPNKVSRRSLKIEEIAAALQTLDGWEVIEVDGIFRLRKSYAFKNFEEALAFTNQVGALAEAEDHHPEILTEWGKVTVTWWTHTTKGLSSNDFEMAGKVDAL; encoded by the coding sequence ATGGGGACACCCCCACGGGATACATTGCTCTCCAATTACACGGCATTGGGAACAACAAAGAAAAGATCGGACAGAAAGTTTACTGGCGAAACATCAAGCTCACCCAATAAGGTGAGCCGCCGGTCCCTCAAGATAGAAGAAATCGCAGCAGCCCTTCAGACTCTGGATGGGTGGGAAGTCATCGAAGTCGATGGAATCTTTCGACTACGAAAGAGCTATGCTTTTAAGAACTTTGAGGAAGCACTCGCTTTCACTAATCAAGTAGGAGCGCTTGCTGAAGCCGAAGATCATCATCCGGAGATCTTAACCGAATGGGGCAAAGTTACCGTAACTTGGTGGACCCATACGACGAAAGGTCTGAGTTCTAATGATTTCGAAATGGCTGGAAAGGTAGACGCTCTTTAG
- a CDS encoding four helix bundle protein, which translates to MSTESLEKFKAYQLAMELFDLVVDDFSDLARKKPLERLVSQQLTSADSIAANIEEGHGRETTKEYIRFLVIARGSARETKGRYVRMRRWFPEDLVTERTDQCDHIIAILTKTMTSLRKRGRQQ; encoded by the coding sequence ATGAGTACGGAGTCGTTGGAAAAGTTTAAGGCCTATCAGTTGGCTATGGAGTTGTTTGATTTGGTCGTTGATGATTTTTCGGACCTCGCGAGGAAAAAGCCACTCGAACGATTGGTCTCTCAGCAATTGACGAGCGCGGACTCGATTGCAGCTAATATTGAAGAGGGACACGGGAGAGAAACAACCAAAGAGTATATCCGATTCCTGGTTATCGCCCGTGGCTCAGCTCGTGAAACCAAAGGCAGGTATGTACGGATGAGGCGATGGTTTCCCGAAGACCTCGTTACCGAGCGGACAGATCAATGCGACCACATCATTGCCATCCTCACGAAAACCATGACCAGCCTAAGAAAGCGAGGACGCCAACAATGA
- a CDS encoding DUF3347 domain-containing protein: MKTRLIAFLTTLLMAGPMLTAANHANSDASCADHIIGHYFATQEALAADDFEAAISSTKALNAAQKDSTCSKDISKATQAILKSSDIKEARIAFKKLSDAMIPLVESDGIKSTQAHLVYCPMAFDFTGASWLQKDKSVTNPYFGAQMFACGAVKSSFGNSK; the protein is encoded by the coding sequence ATGAAGACTCGATTGATCGCCTTCTTAACCACCCTGCTCATGGCAGGACCTATGTTAACCGCCGCTAACCATGCGAACTCAGATGCGAGCTGTGCGGACCACATTATTGGCCACTACTTTGCCACTCAGGAAGCACTCGCCGCAGATGATTTTGAGGCAGCCATATCTTCCACCAAGGCACTAAATGCTGCGCAGAAAGACAGCACTTGCTCTAAGGATATCAGCAAGGCCACCCAGGCAATTTTAAAATCCTCGGATATCAAGGAAGCGCGGATAGCGTTTAAGAAATTATCGGACGCAATGATTCCTCTGGTAGAATCTGATGGGATCAAATCTACCCAAGCTCATCTGGTTTATTGCCCGATGGCTTTCGACTTTACCGGAGCCTCCTGGCTACAGAAAGACAAGTCAGTGACCAATCCGTACTTTGGTGCTCAGATGTTTGCCTGTGGTGCGGTAAAGAGCTCCTTTGGGAATTCTAAATAG
- a CDS encoding DUF5069 domain-containing protein — MATVEALALDLSTDFPRSPRALLGGYVVAGRTLDKCRAAIAGTNGEYHFDCPLDNFFFDFTGITADAFKAFVATGADDEAVGAWIQENAKQEDETEVIQWNNDMRGKRISEMPIELQQFLEGYIPQYIPAGKIVYVWFDVYDHEEGRT; from the coding sequence ATGGCTACAGTAGAAGCGCTTGCATTAGACCTCTCCACAGATTTCCCACGCAGCCCCAGAGCATTGCTCGGTGGCTATGTCGTCGCTGGTAGAACACTCGATAAATGTCGGGCTGCTATTGCGGGAACCAATGGAGAATATCATTTCGATTGTCCCTTGGATAACTTCTTTTTCGATTTTACCGGGATTACGGCGGACGCATTTAAAGCGTTTGTTGCTACGGGTGCAGACGATGAGGCGGTGGGTGCCTGGATTCAGGAGAATGCCAAGCAAGAGGATGAGACAGAGGTCATTCAGTGGAACAACGATATGCGGGGTAAACGCATTTCTGAAATGCCCATCGAGCTACAACAGTTTCTCGAAGGCTACATTCCTCAGTATATCCCTGCTGGGAAGATCGTATACGTCTGGTTTGACGTGTATGATCATGAAGAAGGCCGAACCTAA